From the genome of Nakamurella flavida:
GAATTCGTCCTCGTCACTGGACGCGGAACAGGTCGGCTACAAGCAGTCGTTGGGCCGCCGGCACGTGCAGATGATCGCGATCGGTGGTGCCATCGGCACCGGCCTGTTCCTGGGCTCCGCGTCGCGCCTGAACGCCACCGGCCCGGCCCTGCTGATCAGCTATGCCACGGTGGGAGTCATCGCGTACTTCCTGATGCGCGCCCTGGGCGAGCTGGTGCTGCACCGCCAGACTTCGGGCGCGTTCGTCTCGTACATGCGCGAGTTCTTCGGGGAGAAGGCCGCGTACGTCACGGGGTGGATGTACTGGCTGAACTGGGCGTTGACCGGCATCGCGGAGTTGTCCGCGGTGGCCATCTACATGACGTACTGGTTCCCGGACCTGCCCCGGTGGACCACCGTGCTCGTCGCCCTGGCCGTGGTGCTGATCATCAACCTGCTGTCGGCGCGGGCGTTCGGTGAGTTCGAGTTCTGGGCCTCGGTGCTCAAGGTCGGCGCCATCGTCATCTTCCTGGTCGTCGGTCTGGTCATGGTCATCGGCCGGTTCGACATCGGCGACCACCGCGCCGGGTTCGACAACCTGTGGAGCAACCCGGGCGGCTTCTGGCCGACCACGGGCGCCTATAACTGGTACGGCCCGATCCTGGTGATGTCCGGTGTCGTGTTCGCCTACGCCGCCATCGAGATGGTCGGCGTGGCCGCGGGCGAGATGGCCAACCCGGAGCGCGAAGTCCCCAAGGCCGTCAACTCCGTCATCTTCCGCATCGGCGTCTTCTACTGCGGCTCGATCCTGCTGCTGGTCAGCATGCTGCCGACCACCGAGTACACCGCCGGGGAATCTCCCTTCGTCACCGTCTTCACCCGCATGGGCATCGACTGGATGGGCGCGCTCATCCAGGCCGTGTTGATCGTCGCCGCGCTGAGCAGTTTGAACTCCGGTCTGTACTCCACCGGCCGGGTGCTGCGCAGCCTGGGCATGAGCAAGCAGGCGCCGGCGTTCACGCTGAAGATGAGCAAGTCCGGTGTGCCGTGGGCCGGCATCGTGATGACGTCGGTCGTCTACGTGTTCGGCGCCATCCTCAACGCCGTCGAGCCCGATGCCTTCGAGATCGCCCTGGAGGCGGCCGCCCTCGGCGTCATCTTCACCTGGGGCACCATCTTCGTCTGCCAGCTCCGGCTGCGGGAGCTGGTGAACAAGGGCGTGATCCCGAAGAGTCCGTTCCAGATGCCCGGCTCGCCGTACACGAGCTACATCGGCCTGGTGTTCCTCGGGCTGGTGCTGGTGGGCATGGCCATCTCCGGGTGGCAGTCCTCACCGGAGTTCTGGCACAAGACGACGTTCATCGTCATCGTCATCGGGATCCCGCTGCTCGCGCTGATCCTGACGATCGGCTGGAAGATCGTGCAGCCCAAGGTGGTCGCCAACACCGAGGGCCGCATGGGGCCGCACTGGACCGACGAGGGCGCCTCCTACCCGCAGGACCGCTCCGTCTGATCTGCACTTCCCTGCTTGTTCGACCAGCTCGGCCGGATATCCGGCCGGGCTGGTTGCTGTGGTGGGTCTCCACTGAAAGGTTTGGGTGCATGGGACGAGCCCGGACGCCGCGCCGATCACTGACCGTCATCGGCAACCTCGCCGCCGCCCTGGGCCTGCTCTCGCTGGTCCTCACCTGCGGGGTCTGGCTGACCGGTCCCGGGGAGAACTCCCTGCCGGCCATCGTGGCCATCGGCGCCGGCGTGGCCGCCCTCGCCCGGCTCGGCACCGCCGTCTGGCTGACCTGGCACCCCCATCACGCCCGGGAACGCTTGAGCGACACCGCCCTCGGGTTGTGGGTGATCGGTGGGGTCGCCTTGCTCCTGCAGGTGGTCTGCCTGGTCGCGGCGGTGGCCGGCGACGGCGGTGGGCCGGCGGAGTTCGTGGCGCTGCTGGCGCTGATCGTGGCGTGGGTCAGCATGTTCCGGTTGGCCCGGCCCATGGTGGAGACGGTGGCGCAGCCGGTGGGCTGAGCCGTCAGTTCTTCTTGGTCTCGCGCCATCCGGCGTCCCGAGCCTCGGACTCCGAGCAGAACATCCGCTCCCCCTTGGACTCGTCGATCTGGGTCTTCTCATAATCCGGGCTGCTGCGCGTGTGGTAGATCTTCACGCCCTCGCTGTTGATGTTGCCCTTGATGTCGCACCCCGAGCTCGCGGCGGGAGCCGGCGCCGCAGCCGCAAGAGCAGCAACGGACTGCCGGTCGGCCTCCGCCTCCTGGCTTGCCTGGGCCTGACGCTCGGTCTCGGCCTGCTGCGCCGCAACGGCTTCCGCCTGCACTCGAGCCTGTTCGGCGGCCTGAGCCTGGAGAGCGGCCGCCGACTGCTCCGCGGCCGCCTTCTCCTGTGCAGCCTTCTCGGCGGCAGCAGCCGCCTCGGCGGCCACCTGCGCGTCGGCAGCAGCCTGGGCCGCAGCCGCTTCTGCCGCTGCCTGGGCCGCGACCGCCGCTGCCGCGGCTTCCGCCGATGCCGACGCCGCGGCCGCCACCGATGCCGCTGACGATGAGGACGCCGCAGCTGCTGAACTGGACAGCGCGGCAGAGTTCACGGTCGAGGCCGGAGTTGTGGTGGTCGATGCCGATGTCGTCGCCGACGCGCTCGACGATGCAGATGTGGCCGCTGCCGG
Proteins encoded in this window:
- a CDS encoding amino acid permease, yielding MTTTENSSSSLDAEQVGYKQSLGRRHVQMIAIGGAIGTGLFLGSASRLNATGPALLISYATVGVIAYFLMRALGELVLHRQTSGAFVSYMREFFGEKAAYVTGWMYWLNWALTGIAELSAVAIYMTYWFPDLPRWTTVLVALAVVLIINLLSARAFGEFEFWASVLKVGAIVIFLVVGLVMVIGRFDIGDHRAGFDNLWSNPGGFWPTTGAYNWYGPILVMSGVVFAYAAIEMVGVAAGEMANPEREVPKAVNSVIFRIGVFYCGSILLLVSMLPTTEYTAGESPFVTVFTRMGIDWMGALIQAVLIVAALSSLNSGLYSTGRVLRSLGMSKQAPAFTLKMSKSGVPWAGIVMTSVVYVFGAILNAVEPDAFEIALEAAALGVIFTWGTIFVCQLRLRELVNKGVIPKSPFQMPGSPYTSYIGLVFLGLVLVGMAISGWQSSPEFWHKTTFIVIVIGIPLLALILTIGWKIVQPKVVANTEGRMGPHWTDEGASYPQDRSV
- a CDS encoding sunset domain-containing protein — protein: MSVPDPFAPVPPTPDLSRGAARQRTTGLVILTVVGVLGLIFTITGTVISGFGGLLLGLGLTAMVIGLGAVIIGRRGWALIGSRRVGGAILGAGVVAAIVGTLIIPKDTVTQNFVAAPAAATSASSSASATTSASTTTTPASTVNSAALSSSAAAASSSSAASVAAAASASAEAAAAAVAAQAAAEAAAAQAAADAQVAAEAAAAAEKAAQEKAAAEQSAAALQAQAAEQARVQAEAVAAQQAETERQAQASQEAEADRQSVAALAAAAPAPAASSGCDIKGNINSEGVKIYHTRSSPDYEKTQIDESKGERMFCSESEARDAGWRETKKN